A region from the Medicago truncatula cultivar Jemalong A17 chromosome 6, MtrunA17r5.0-ANR, whole genome shotgun sequence genome encodes:
- the LOC11414932 gene encoding uncharacterized protein — protein sequence MASYNYENRKGSGKKLKVHFDLPKDGENPIDHHKKHSSASISSQTSLDSDDNIENLEESSNVGGSSPAWSFHSGTFMQSPTPQSMSPNPNPNFEYDPSRIPSSVFASKPTSPMEWSVQSNESLFSLHLGNYSFSKDQFFAFSSKSGEFPKNSDFIGTSTTLPPVQEVNHNNDKNEVGKERHSMSPDSSYGSIDALDETTNLPLGKDNIKTSKEKIDLVLKDDDHDKTKTSTNVNTNTLDKIHEDHNKAVVVPSEEPKNYATNVSYRSVESDMSNHSFQFPM from the coding sequence ATGGCTTCATATAATTATGAGAATAGAAAAGGAAGTggtaaaaaattgaaagtacATTTTGATCTTCCTAAGGATGGAGAAAATCCAATTGATCATCACAAAAAGCATTCAAGTGCTTCAATTTCATCACAAACTTCACTAGATTCAGATGATAACATAGAAAATTTGGAAGAATCTAGTAATGTTGGTGGTAGTTCACCTGCTTGGAGTTTTCATAGTGGAACATTTATGCAATCTCCTACACCTCAGTCAATGAGtcctaaccctaaccctaattttGAATATGATCCAAGTAGAATACCATCTTCTGTTTTTGCTTCTAAACCTACAAGTCCCATGGAATGGAGTGTTCAATCAAATGAATCATTGTTTAGTCTTCATTTGGGAAACTACAGTTTCTCAAAGGATCAATTTTTTGCATTCAGTAGTAAATCAGGTGAATTTCCAAAGAATAGTGATTTTATCGGCACATCGACGACATTGCCACCAGTTCAAGAGGTGAATCATAATAATGACAAAAATGAAGTGGGTAAGGAGAGACATTCTATGTCGCCGGACTCGTCTTATGGCTCAATAGATGCATTAGATGAAACGACAAATTTGCCTTTGGGGAAGGACAatattaaaacatcaaaagaaaaaatagatttaGTTTTGAAGGACGATGACCATGATAAAACCAAAACATCGACAAATGTCAATACAAATACATTGGACAAAATTCATGAAGATCATAATAAAGCGGTGGTGGTTCCTAGTGAAGAACCTAAGAATTATGCGACCAATGTCTCGTACCGTTCAGTCGAAAGCGATATGAGCAACCATTCATTTCAATTTCCTATGTGA
- the LOC25495344 gene encoding protein CHLORORESPIRATORY REDUCTION 7, chloroplastic isoform X3 — MVVVLQPHAFNVFLHTTKIYHAQNPTIHITSPCLIQCFSSSIHQRPSQVARDCRSKTKVFAMRRRRENERTYTYVLLEPGKDERFVSEEELKDTLKEWLTNWPGKTLPPDLARYETIDDVVSFLAKSFCKLEIDREVGSVQWYELRLE; from the exons atGGTAGTTGTTTTGCAGCCTCATGCTTTCAATGTTTTTCTCCACA CTACAAAAATTTACCATGCGCAGAATCCAACAATTCATATAACATCACCATGCCTAATTCAATGTTTTAGTTCTTCTATCCATCAGAGACCGTCTCAAGTTGCACGTGATTGCCGAAGTAAAACAAAG GTTTTTGCAATGAGGAGAAGAAGGGAAAATGAGAGAACATATACTTATGTACTATTAGAACCAGGGAAGGATGAGAGGTTTGTGTCAGAGGAAGAGTTGAAAGATACTTTGAAAGAGTGGCTCACAAATTGGCCTGGCAAGACTCTGCCTCCTGATCTTGCAAGATATGAAAccattgatgatgttgtttctTTCTTAGCAAAGTCCTTTTGCAAACTTGAAATTGATAGAGAAGTTGGATCAGTTCAGTGGTATGAACTTCGTTTGGAGTGA
- the LOC11422532 gene encoding uncharacterized protein isoform X1: protein MENMSQTPPKMESQCKTIPTPPLPLPPPPPVDHHQLPSNELRKPVTPYHLKLPKPFKYLERYTSPTDMMMSPVTKGLLAINKKGGALLPPGPGKYQPKVPDMCLQDLSPLQNKLPMLIDEKLNST from the exons ATGGAAAATATGTCGCAAACCCCTCCAAAAATGGAATCTCAATGCAAAACAATACCAActcctcctcttcctcttcctcctcctcctccggtTGATCATCATCAACTACCCTCCAATGAATTGCGAAAACCTGTCACCCCATATCATCTCAAACTCCCCAAACCATTCAAATATCTTGAAAG GTATACAAGCCCAACTGATATGATGATGTCCCCAGTAACCAAAGGCCTTCTTGCCATAAACAAAAAGGGTGGTGCACTATTACCACCTGGACCTGGTAAATATCAACCAAAG GTTCCAGACATGTGCTTGCAGGATCTGAGTCCTCTTCAAAACAAGCTTCCAATGCTGATTGATGAGAAACTCAACTCAACTTGA